Part of the Photobacterium sp. DA100 genome is shown below.
CTTGCGCGAATCAGCTGCAGGGGAAGCGAGTCTTCGTACTTAGTCACAATATAACCTTCTAGCCGTTACCGTGTTGTCGGAAATTATTATTTTTTTCAGACACATAATCACAATATAAATCAAAGTACCGAAAAGCAGTATACCCAAGTGACTTCAAGTTGCAGGTTTCAGAAGCGATTTTGATTTAGAGCCACTGGCTACAAATCACTGCCTTGTATTCATTCAAGTCATTCTCGCTGAACCAAGCAGCTTACAGTGACTTGGGTATAATAGTATGTTGCTCTTATCTTTTCCTCCAAGAAATTGACCTGTACTCCTTTGGGTATAGCAGAGCTCGGAAACAATGCGGGCTTGCTGCTAGGCAATGAGCCCGCCGTGAATGCAGCCGCTAGGCGTATAAGATGCTCGGTAGGAACAGTACGATGGCAGGCATCAATACAATGAGCGCAAGTCGCACCATGTCTGCCACCCAGAAGGGGAATACCCCTTTGAAGATGGTGGCGGTGTTGATGTCCTTGATAAGGCCGGATAACACAAACACATTGAGTCCGACCGGTGGGGTGATCAAACTGATTTCAGTGACTACCACCACCACGATACCGAACCAGATTGGGTCGAAGCCAAGTTCAACCACCACTGGGAAGAAAATCGGCACAGTCAGCAGCATCATCGACATACTTTCGAATACGCAGCCGAGAATGATGTAGACCAATATGATCAGGCCCAGCGCCATCATAGGAGACACGTTTACCGCCTGGATCATCTCAATCAGGGCCGTCGGTAACCCAGCTCGGTTGATGAAATTAGATAGGATCAGGGCGCTGATCACCACCGCAAACAATGAAGCCGACGTCTTGGCGGTATCGACCAGGATCTCGCGTAAAATGGCATAGTTGAGCTGGCGGCGGTAGGCGGCCAGGGCAAAGGCTCCTGTCGCACCGATCCCGGCAGCTTCGGTTGGGGTAAAGGCGCCGATATAGATCCCGCCCATGACCAGTACAAACAGTGAAATAGTCGACATGATCCCTTTAAGGGCGATAAAGCGTTCTCTCCAGCTGACGCGCTCGCCAGGAGGGGCACTGTCAGGGTTGCGGAACACCACCCACTGTACCGCCATCAGGTAAAGGACGATACCGATGAGCCCGGGGATAAAACCTGCTGCGAATAATTCGCGGATACTGCTTTCCGTTAGTAGGCCGTAGATCACCAGCATCACGCTTGGTGGGATCAAAATGCCCAGGGTACCTCCGGCCGCAATGGAGGCGGCAGCCAATCCGTCCGAATAGCCGAATTTGCGCATTGGTGGCATGGCTACTTTCGACATGGTGGCGGAGGTAGCCAAGCTGGAGCCGCAAATAGCGGAGAAGCCACCGCATGCCAAGATAGTCGACATCGACAGCCCGCCCTTGCGGTGGCCGACAAAGGCATTACAGGCGCGATAGAGTTCATTGGACAATCCTGCCCGTGTCACCAAGTTACCCATCAGGATAAACAACGGGATCACCGATAGGCTGTAGTCTTGTCCGGTATCGATGATGCGGCGGGCTGCCATCGACATCGCTGCGTTCCAGTTGTAGTCGTTGAGATACCAGAACCCAAGGAAACCCACCACGCCCATAGCAAAGGCCAGTGGCAAACGGAGGAAGACAAGGGCAATCAGAACCGTAAAGCCAATAATTGATTCAATCATTTAAACCCCCTTGCTTTCGGTGTTCAGTGATTGGGAGGCGGATGAAGGCAAGAACAGGGTCTTGCCATAGACAAGAGCATTGAAGAAGGTCAGGATGCCGCCGACAAACCCGGTAATGGAAATCAGGTAAGTGACATAGCCAAGAGGCAGCTCAAGAATCTCCGTGACCTCTTCATACTCCATGGAGCGGCCAGCCAGTTTCCAGTTCATCATCGCAACCAGTATCAGTGAGCAGGCGCAGATCAGGTTGATCACCACCTGGCGCAGACCCACCCAGCGCTGGGGGAAGACGTTGTCGAGCAAATCGACACAGATGTTTTCTTCCTGCCACGATACCAATGGAAAGGCCATGAACACCATTACTGCCAGTAATACCTCGATCATCTCGGTAGAGCCGATCAGCGGACTGCTGAAGAAGAAGCGCCCGACCACGTCAACAAAGGTGATCACCATCATTAGCATCAGGCTGAGAGCGGCAAGGGCCTCCAACCCTCGCCGAATCGCCTTGGAAACTCTTGAGCAACTCATAGCTTACAGTCCTCGTTCAAGCTCTTTGTAGAAGTAGTTGTAGGCCGCTTCGCCGTCTACCTTGCGCTGCTTGGCCGATTTGTACCATTTGTTTACCAAAGGCTCGGTCGATTTTTTCAGCTCGGCAACCATCTCTGGTGTTGCTGGAGTGAAGGTGTGGCCGCTGGCGATACCGGCTTCATAACCGACGTTGTCCATGTCATCCCACATCTTGCCGAACAGGCGAGACAGCTTTTCGCCCGAGACGTTGCGGATGGCTTCCTGATCGGCTTTCGATAAGCCCGACAGGGTGTCGCGGTTCATGACGATGGCAAAACTGCCACGGAAGATCCCGCCCGGGTAGACGGTGGTGTTGTCGGCCACTTCGGCCAGGCGGAAAGAAGCAAGGGACTCATAAGGTAGGTAGGTGCCGTCGACCACGCCTTGGGAAATAGACTCATACACTTTGGTGGTTGGGGTGAACACCGGCGTAACCTTCATGTCTTTGGCAATATCAGAGATCACGCCGCCACCAACTCGCAGCTTCTTGCCTTTGATATCGTCCAGCGTTCTAACCGGCCCTTTGGTGATCAGTTGGCCGGGACCGTTAACACTCAAAGCCAGCACTTCAACACCGCGGTGTTCGCGGCCTTTCTTCAGGTAGGCTTCGAAGGTGCGCCAGTAAGCTTGCGAGATCAGCTCAGAGCTGGCGTAGTCAGAGAAAGTGGGAATTTCAGGTAGTTGGGTAAGCTTAAAACGTCCTGCCTTATGGCCGTGGTAAATCCAGGTCACTTCACCGATCCCATCGGTAACCACATCAATCTGGGTTTGCGGAGGGGCAAGGTCATATTCCACCTTTACTGTTACTCGGCCTTCAGTGGCTTCTTCAACCCATTCCCCCCACGTCGGCCAGACAACTTTATTGATACCGTGGTTTGGCGAACCCCAAGTGCTGATCTTGATTGTTTTTTCAGGGGCGGCTTGCACGGCATAAGTGGAAAACATCATTAGTGCAGCGGTGGTCATGGAGGCAATTTTGGTTACACGCATAACAAGATTCCTTTAGTTATGGATGATAAGTAGTGCTCACTGGGTGAGTCGTTATTGGACTTTAGTTAACATATTAACTACTTCGCCAAAAAGCAAAGGCGTTGTTAATGGGGTGTGTCTATTTCCTGTTGTTCTGTTAACTGGATCAATGATTCGAAAATAAAATCACTCCCGAGATTATTTTCTGGGTTGCTTGATTAATGACCAGTCTGTAAATACCTTCTGCAAATGTGATCTTTCCTGCAATTTGTATGTAACGAGATTTGCGTGACAAATTAAATTACAGTTGGCTTTGTTGTTATGATTCTGTTTTTGATGGTTTTTTTTGTTTTATGTCTGCGCGGCTTGAATTGCTGGACATTAGTTAACATATTAACTAATGTATTTAACATGTTAATTAGTTGCTAATTGCTTTCCCTGACAGCATGACCGAGAGCGAGGGATGTTGGCAATCAGCCAGCCAGAAAAAGGAACGCGAAATGTTAACGGAAGATCAAATTCATGTGGCGGCGGAACGATTGTATAAAGCAGAGAAAGGGCGGGAGCAGATCCCGGCACTAACCCTCGACTACCCAGAGATGAGCATGGATGACGCCTACCGTATTCAGAGCCGTTGGGTGGAGCGAAAAATCCGTGAGGGGGCTGAAGTAAAAGGTTACAAAATTGGCCTGACATCGCGGGCGATGCAGATGGCGGTCAATATTGACCAGCCAGATTATGGCGTACTGCTTGATGACATGTTCTTCCCTGACGGTGCCCAAATTCCCGCGGATGACTTTCTCGATCCGCGTATCGAGGTAGAGCTGGCCTTTATTCTTAAGGACAAGCTCGAAGGCGACAATATCACCATTTTCGATGTACTCAATGCGACGGATTATGTGGTGCCAGCGCTGGAGCTGATTGCAGCCCGTTGCTACCGAACCGATCCGCAAACCGGCTATACCCGCAAGGTGTACGACACTATCGCTGATAATGCGGCCAACGCCGGCATCATTCTTGGCGGCCGTCCTATCAAACCCACTGAGCTCGACTTGCGCTGGGCCGGCGCGATGCTTTACCTCAATGGCCAAATTGAAGAAACCGGCCTCGCCGCTGGCGTGTTGGGCCATCCTGCCAATGGGATCTGCTGGGTGTGCAAGCGCTTTGCACCGCACGGTGTCTCGCTTGAGCCGGGCCAGGTGATCTTGGCGGGCTCCTTTACCCGTCCGGTGGCGGTCAAAGCCGGTGACAGTATTCATGCTGACTTCGGCGCGCTCGGCGGTATCTCGGTCAAGTTTGTCTAGGGGGCAGTGCGCTAATGAGTAATCAACTACCTAAAAACGCGTTCAAGCAAGCTCTCACCCAAGAGGCACCGTTATGGGGGCTGTGGCTTGGCCTACCCGATACCAGTTGCGCAGAAATCTGCGGTGGCAGTGGATTCGACTGGGTGTTGATCGATGGCGAGCACGCCTCGTTCGACCTTACAGGTATCAAATACCACCTGCAGGCGCTGGCGCCGCATCCGACGTCGGCCATTGTACGGGCTGAAGATGGCAACCCGACCTTGTTAAAACGTTTGTTGGATATCGGTGCCCAGACTCTGCTGGTACCTATGGTGAATAATGCTGAGCAAGCCAAGCAGGTGGTGCAATCAGTGTATTACCCGCCAATGGGGCAGCGCGGTATCGGCAGCGCCCTGGCAAGGGCGTCGCAGTGGAACCGGATCCCCAACTACCTGCATCAGGCCAATGAGGAGATTTGTCTGCTGGTGCAGGTGGAAACGGTTGAGGCGATTGAAAATATCGAGGCTATCGCGGCAGTGGAAGGGATTGATGGCATTTTTATCGGACCGTCGGATCTCAGCGGCTCGATGGGGCATATCGGCAACCCGGGACATCCGGATGTGGTGGCGGCTATCGATCATGCCATTGAGGTGATCAACCGTGCCGGCAAAGCAGTGGGGATTTTGTCACTGAACCCGACGCAGGCGAAAGGGTATGTCGAACAAGGGGTGAAGTTCATCGGTGCTGGGGTAGACACTTTGTTACTACGTCATGGCGCAGAAGGGCTAGTCAAGACATTGAAAGACAAGGACAGCGACACTGGCACTGAAGCGGCTGCCGTTGCCAACGTGTACTAAGAATCGCGGGGTTGAAAAGGAAGATATGGAAAAGATGTTTAAAGGCAAAGTGGTGTGTGTTGCGCTCAACGATAGTGAGCAACGCCAAGTGATGGCCGGGCAGTTTAATGAACCGCCTTACAAGGCGCCACCAACACAACCAGTGCTGTATTTCAAACCAAGGAATACCTGGAATAACGAATCTGAAGCAGTGGCGTGGCCAGCCGATAGCGATGAGTTTGTGGTGGGTGCCAGCCTGGCGGTCATTATCGGCCAGACTTGCAACCGAGTGTCTCAGCAACAGGCGCTAGAGTATGTCGAAGGTGTTGCTCTGCTGCATGATTTCTCTTTGCCGGAAACCAGTTACTACCGCCCGGATATCAAAGGCAAGTGCTTGGATGGCTCGGCAACCTTGTCATCCCCTGTCACGCTTTCCGATGTCGGCGAGCTATCAGATTTGGTAGTCACGACCATGGTCAATGGCCAGCCAGTACAGCAACTGCCGCTCTCTCGCCTTTACTGGGACGTGCCGGCGCTGCTGGAGCGTATTTCCCACATCATGACACTAGAAACTGGCGATATCATCGCTGTCGGGTTTGCCGGTGAGCGCGTTGCGTTGCAGCCCTATGACAAGGTGTCGTCAACCGTTAACAAGCCCTCATCCGTGGGAGATGCAACTCGTTCAGCTCCATCTATCAGTCTACAAAACACAGTGGGAGGCCAGTACGCATGAAGCGCGCGAGAGTGGAATACAAAGGAAAAGTGTTGGATGTCATCGTCAATTTTGAAGGCGAACTGGTGACTGCAAGTGGCGAGGTACTGCCTTCCCAAGCAGTAAAATGGTTATGCCCAGTGGAGAACCCAGGGACGATTTTTGCCCTTGGTCTGAACTACGCTGACCATGCATCGGAGCTGGCGTTTGAGCCACCGAAAGAGCCGCTGGTATTCCTAAAGGGCGGCAATACCCTGACAGGCCACCTGCAGCCTTCCTATCGTCCGGACGATATCGAGTTTATGCATTATGAGTGTGAGCTGGTGGCCGTCATTGGCAAAAGCGGCAAGAACATCAAGCGCGAGGACGCACTTGAGTATGTCGCGGGCTATACCATCTGCAACGACTATGCGATCCGTGATTATCTCGAGAACTACTACCGCCCGAACCTGCGGGTGAAAAGCCGCGATTCCCTGTGCCCTATCGGGCCTTGGATTGTCGACAAAGATGACATTGCCGATGTGAACAACCTGGCGCTGCAAACCCGGGTAAACGGCGAGCTGACCCAACAGGGCACGACTGCCGATATGATTTTCGATATTCCGTTTTTGATTGAGTATCTCAGCAGCTTCATGACGCTCAGCGAGGGGGATCTGATTGCCACCGGTACACCGAAAGGGCTGAAGGATATCCAGCCGGGTGATGTGGTGAGCTGCTCGATTGAGGGGATTGGCACGCTGGTAAACCCGGTGCTTTCAGAGAAGGCCTTCTACGGTGAACTGACTGACTAGCCTGTTACCCATTCCAATTAAATGATTTAGGGAAGAAAATGATGACTCAGCAACTCGATACCAATATCAACAAGGCCAACAGCTATTTGGCCCGTTTTCAGAATCAAACCCTGGGCCACTATATCAATGGCGAATGGACACTGGGCTCGGAAGGGGAGACGTTTGATAACCTCACCCCGACCGACAATACCTCGTTGGGTAAAGTGGTCAAAGGCTCGGCAGAAGACGTAAACCAAGCGTGTTTGGCTGCCGAGAAAGCCTTTACCGAGTGGGCGGCGATCTCCGGTGCCGAGCGCCGCAAGATCCTGCACAAATTGGCTGACAAAATCGAGGAGCGTGCTGAGGAAATCGCGTTGGTAGAATCCATGGATTGCGGTCAGCCGCTGCGCTTCATGCGCCAGGCAGCGGTTCGCGGGGCGGCTAACTTTCGTTTCTTTGCCGATAAATCGCCTGAGGCGAAAAATGGCCTGTCACTGCACCAGGACAACCACACCAACTATACCATCCGTACCCCTATTGGCCCGGTTGGGGTGATCACGCCGTGGAATACCCCATTTATGCTGTCGACCTGGAAGATTGCCCCAGCGCTGGCGGCAGGCTGTACCGTGGTTCACAAACCAGCGGAGTTCAGTCCGTTAACTGCAGCTATTTTGGCTGAGTGTGCCGAAGAGGCAGGTTTGCCTGCCGGGGTCTGGAACATGGTCAATGGTTTCGGTGAGGTGGCGGGCAAGGCACTGACCGAACACAAGGCGATCAAAGCCGTCGCGTTTGTTGGCGAGACAGTAACCGGTTCGATGATCCAGGCCCAAGGCGCACCGACACTCAAGCGTGTGCATTTCGAACTGGGCGGCAAGAACCCGGTCATTGTGTTTGACGATGCTGATTTCGACCGCGCCTTGGATGCGGTGGTCTTTATGATTTACAGCCTCAACGGCCAGCGCTGTACCAGCTCCAGCCGCTTGCTTATCCAGTCAGGCATCAAGCCCAAATTCATCGAAGCCCTCAAGCAACGCGTCGAGAACCTGCAAGTTGGCCACCCGCTGGATCCACAAACCGAAGTTGGCCCCTTGGTTCACCAGTCTCACTACAACAAGGTATTGAGCTACATGGACTTTGCCGAGCAAGATGGGGCAACCATCGCTGTTGGTGGCCGCGCGCTGCCAGAAATGGGTAACGGTAACTACCTAACGCCGACTTTGTTTACCGAGGCGGACAACACTATGCGTGTGGCCAAGGAAGAGATCTTTGGCCCGGTGCTGACGGCTATCGAATTCGATACAGAACAGCAGGCGCTACAAATTGCCAACGATACCGATTACGGCCTGTCAGGCTATATCTGGACCCGCGATACCGGTCGGGCAATGCGTATGGCAACCCATGTGGAAGCGGGGATGATTTGGGTGAACTCGGAAAACAACCGCAACCTGCCGTCGCCGTTTGGTGGGGTGAAGATGTCGGGTGTCGGCCGTGATGGCGGTGACTGGAGTTTCGATTTCTACATGGAAACTAAAAATATCTGTATTGCCCACGATACCCATAACGTGCCTTCTTTAGGTAAATAAGCAACTAGATACATTGTGCAATTAGGGACCCCCGGCCTGGCTAGGTACCGGGGCCCTTTGCAAGAGGAGAAGGATAATGCCTCATTTCATCATGGAATATTCAGCGAACCTGGAGCAAGACGTTGATATCCCAGCCTTGATGCGAGTGATCCATCGCGAGGCGATTGAGACTGGCGTGTTCCCGAAAGGTGGGATCCGTACCCGGGCAATCCGTTGCGATCATGTGTTGATCGCCGACGAAGATCCGGAAAATAGCTTTATTCATTTGACCGCCAAGGTTGGTGTCGGGCGGGATATGGACACCTTGAAGGCAGCTGCCGATCGGGTGTTCGAGGTGTTTACCCAATATCTGGCCCCGACCTTTGAAAAACGCTACCTGAGTGTCGGTTTTGAGATGACCGAGCTCCATCCGGTGCTCAATTACCGCAAGAACAATATTCACCAGAAACTGGCGAAACAAGGACAGTAGCCATGGGGCAGGCTTGGACGCACTTCCAATATGTCTTTTCCACCATCATGCCGGTGTTCCTGATGATCGGGTTGGGTTATCTCGCGTTCCGCCGTGGGATTTTGCCGCAGAACGGGCACAAGGCGCTGGCGGCCTTTGTGTTCAATTTCGGTTTGCCGGCTGCCATCTTCAGCGCCCTGAGTACCAAATCGTTAGGGGAAGTGTGGCATACCGACTACATCTTGGCCTATACCCTAGGATCTTTGGTGGCGTTTGGTTTGGTCTTTACCTATGCCATCTGGATGCTGCGTCGGACCCCGGTTGAGGGTATCGTGCTGGGCTTGGGGGGGAGTTTCTCCAATAGCTTGCTGATTGGCTTTCCGATCATTTTCTTCCTGTTCGATACCCCGGCGTTGATCCCGTTTTCCCTGACCTTGATTGTCGAGAACCTGATCATGCTGCCTTTGCTGCTGGGATTGGCCGACATGGCGGATAACGATAGCGGCGCCAACCTCAAGGGGAAAATGAAGGAAACCGCGATCAACTTGGGCAAGAATCC
Proteins encoded:
- a CDS encoding TRAP transporter substrate-binding protein, with amino-acid sequence MRVTKIASMTTAALMMFSTYAVQAAPEKTIKISTWGSPNHGINKVVWPTWGEWVEEATEGRVTVKVEYDLAPPQTQIDVVTDGIGEVTWIYHGHKAGRFKLTQLPEIPTFSDYASSELISQAYWRTFEAYLKKGREHRGVEVLALSVNGPGQLITKGPVRTLDDIKGKKLRVGGGVISDIAKDMKVTPVFTPTTKVYESISQGVVDGTYLPYESLASFRLAEVADNTTVYPGGIFRGSFAIVMNRDTLSGLSKADQEAIRNVSGEKLSRLFGKMWDDMDNVGYEAGIASGHTFTPATPEMVAELKKSTEPLVNKWYKSAKQRKVDGEAAYNYFYKELERGL
- a CDS encoding fumarylacetoacetate hydrolase family protein, with product MEKMFKGKVVCVALNDSEQRQVMAGQFNEPPYKAPPTQPVLYFKPRNTWNNESEAVAWPADSDEFVVGASLAVIIGQTCNRVSQQQALEYVEGVALLHDFSLPETSYYRPDIKGKCLDGSATLSSPVTLSDVGELSDLVVTTMVNGQPVQQLPLSRLYWDVPALLERISHIMTLETGDIIAVGFAGERVALQPYDKVSSTVNKPSSVGDATRSAPSISLQNTVGGQYA
- a CDS encoding AEC family transporter, giving the protein MGQAWTHFQYVFSTIMPVFLMIGLGYLAFRRGILPQNGHKALAAFVFNFGLPAAIFSALSTKSLGEVWHTDYILAYTLGSLVAFGLVFTYAIWMLRRTPVEGIVLGLGGSFSNSLLIGFPIIFFLFDTPALIPFSLTLIVENLIMLPLLLGLADMADNDSGANLKGKMKETAINLGKNPIVLSIVLGLACSAMSLHPPQAAERIIDMLASTVTGVALFTIGGGLVGVSVSGMKREIGTVMFAKLLIHPLSILVMLVVVFQLDPMMSAVGVILASVPMFGVYAVIGQRYQMGGLCSAVLLPTTLLGMLTVSAFTTLTLLLF
- a CDS encoding fumarylacetoacetate hydrolase family protein, coding for MKRARVEYKGKVLDVIVNFEGELVTASGEVLPSQAVKWLCPVENPGTIFALGLNYADHASELAFEPPKEPLVFLKGGNTLTGHLQPSYRPDDIEFMHYECELVAVIGKSGKNIKREDALEYVAGYTICNDYAIRDYLENYYRPNLRVKSRDSLCPIGPWIVDKDDIADVNNLALQTRVNGELTQQGTTADMIFDIPFLIEYLSSFMTLSEGDLIATGTPKGLKDIQPGDVVSCSIEGIGTLVNPVLSEKAFYGELTD
- the hpaH gene encoding 2-oxo-hept-4-ene-1,7-dioate hydratase; translated protein: MLTEDQIHVAAERLYKAEKGREQIPALTLDYPEMSMDDAYRIQSRWVERKIREGAEVKGYKIGLTSRAMQMAVNIDQPDYGVLLDDMFFPDGAQIPADDFLDPRIEVELAFILKDKLEGDNITIFDVLNATDYVVPALELIAARCYRTDPQTGYTRKVYDTIADNAANAGIILGGRPIKPTELDLRWAGAMLYLNGQIEETGLAAGVLGHPANGICWVCKRFAPHGVSLEPGQVILAGSFTRPVAVKAGDSIHADFGALGGISVKFV
- a CDS encoding 5-carboxymethyl-2-hydroxymuconate Delta-isomerase, which codes for MPHFIMEYSANLEQDVDIPALMRVIHREAIETGVFPKGGIRTRAIRCDHVLIADEDPENSFIHLTAKVGVGRDMDTLKAAADRVFEVFTQYLAPTFEKRYLSVGFEMTELHPVLNYRKNNIHQKLAKQGQ
- a CDS encoding TRAP transporter small permease subunit, with the protein product MSCSRVSKAIRRGLEALAALSLMLMMVITFVDVVGRFFFSSPLIGSTEMIEVLLAVMVFMAFPLVSWQEENICVDLLDNVFPQRWVGLRQVVINLICACSLILVAMMNWKLAGRSMEYEEVTEILELPLGYVTYLISITGFVGGILTFFNALVYGKTLFLPSSASQSLNTESKGV
- a CDS encoding TRAP transporter large permease — translated: MIESIIGFTVLIALVFLRLPLAFAMGVVGFLGFWYLNDYNWNAAMSMAARRIIDTGQDYSLSVIPLFILMGNLVTRAGLSNELYRACNAFVGHRKGGLSMSTILACGGFSAICGSSLATSATMSKVAMPPMRKFGYSDGLAAASIAAGGTLGILIPPSVMLVIYGLLTESSIRELFAAGFIPGLIGIVLYLMAVQWVVFRNPDSAPPGERVSWRERFIALKGIMSTISLFVLVMGGIYIGAFTPTEAAGIGATGAFALAAYRRQLNYAILREILVDTAKTSASLFAVVISALILSNFINRAGLPTALIEMIQAVNVSPMMALGLIILVYIILGCVFESMSMMLLTVPIFFPVVVELGFDPIWFGIVVVVVTEISLITPPVGLNVFVLSGLIKDINTATIFKGVFPFWVADMVRLALIVLMPAIVLFLPSILYA
- the hpaI gene encoding 4-hydroxy-2-oxoheptanedioate aldolase, which encodes MSNQLPKNAFKQALTQEAPLWGLWLGLPDTSCAEICGGSGFDWVLIDGEHASFDLTGIKYHLQALAPHPTSAIVRAEDGNPTLLKRLLDIGAQTLLVPMVNNAEQAKQVVQSVYYPPMGQRGIGSALARASQWNRIPNYLHQANEEICLLVQVETVEAIENIEAIAAVEGIDGIFIGPSDLSGSMGHIGNPGHPDVVAAIDHAIEVINRAGKAVGILSLNPTQAKGYVEQGVKFIGAGVDTLLLRHGAEGLVKTLKDKDSDTGTEAAAVANVY
- the hpaE gene encoding 5-carboxymethyl-2-hydroxymuconate semialdehyde dehydrogenase, with protein sequence MTQQLDTNINKANSYLARFQNQTLGHYINGEWTLGSEGETFDNLTPTDNTSLGKVVKGSAEDVNQACLAAEKAFTEWAAISGAERRKILHKLADKIEERAEEIALVESMDCGQPLRFMRQAAVRGAANFRFFADKSPEAKNGLSLHQDNHTNYTIRTPIGPVGVITPWNTPFMLSTWKIAPALAAGCTVVHKPAEFSPLTAAILAECAEEAGLPAGVWNMVNGFGEVAGKALTEHKAIKAVAFVGETVTGSMIQAQGAPTLKRVHFELGGKNPVIVFDDADFDRALDAVVFMIYSLNGQRCTSSSRLLIQSGIKPKFIEALKQRVENLQVGHPLDPQTEVGPLVHQSHYNKVLSYMDFAEQDGATIAVGGRALPEMGNGNYLTPTLFTEADNTMRVAKEEIFGPVLTAIEFDTEQQALQIANDTDYGLSGYIWTRDTGRAMRMATHVEAGMIWVNSENNRNLPSPFGGVKMSGVGRDGGDWSFDFYMETKNICIAHDTHNVPSLGK